Within Paracoccus jeotgali, the genomic segment CAGCTGCGCCGCCGCCTCGACCAGCGCCACGATGCGGATGTGGTCGGTGCCCTTGTGCCCCGAGGATGAGGCCGCCATGTCCGACATCACCACATCGGCCTCGCCCCCCAGCCACGCCTTGACCTGTTCATCCGCGCCCTCTTCCAGGAAATCGAGCTGATGGATCTCGGCCCCGGCGATGGGATCGACCTCTTGCAGGTCGATGCCAATGATGCGGCCCTGCTTGCGGTCGGCGCGTTCGCCAAGCGAATTGATGCGCGGCACCGCGACCTGACACCAGCCGCCGGGCGCGCAGCCCAGATCGACCACCCGCGCACCGGGCACGAGAAATTTGTACTTGTCGTCCAGTTCAAGGATCTTGTAGGCCGCGCGACCGCGATAGCCGTCGCGCCGCGCGCGGGCCACATAAGGGTCGTTCAACTGCCGTTCCAGCCACAGCGTGCTGGACAGCCGCCGCCCCTTGGCGGATTTCACCCGGACCCGCAGATCGCGCTGCCCGCGCCCCGATGATTTCCGCTCTCGCGGACCCTGGGCACCGCCGCCCGGCTTCTTCGTCATCCTGTCACCCCGTTCAGCGCGTCGTCGGTGATGGCGCCGTCGCGCACCATCTGAGAATACAGCAAGCCCTCGCGCAGGCCACGATCCGCCACGGACAGCCGGCGCGTGGGCCAGATCCGCATCAGCGTCTGCAGGATCGCCGCGCCGGACATGATCAGGGCGTGGCGCTCTCGGCCGATGCGGGGGTCGTTGCGCCGCCCTTCGGGGCCGAGGGCCAGATAATCGCGGATCACGGCGTCGATTTCGGCCGTGGTCATGGTAAGCCCGTCGACGCGGGTGCGGTCATAGCGCTTCAGCCCCAGATGGCTGGCCGCGACCGTCGTGACCGTCCCCGAGGTGCCGATGATCTGAAAGCCGTGATCCGGCGCGCCCTTGGCATAGGGCGCGAAATCGGCGAGCAGTTCCTCGAAATACCAGCTCATCAGCGCGAAACAGCCGGGATCGTCGGTGACGTCGGCGAACTGATCGCGCAGCGTGGCGACCCCCAGCGGCACGCTGATCCAGTCGACCACGCGCGCGCCGCCGGTCCTGACCGCGCCGAAATCCGCGCCCAGCCGCATGATCGCGCGCGAGCGTTCATGCGGATCGACGTCCGACAGCTCGATCCAGACCAGCTCGGTCGAGCCGCCGCCGATATCCACGACCAGCAATTGTTCGGTCTTCTGGTTGACCAGCGGCGCGCAGGAAATCACAGCAAGCCGCGCCTCTTCCTCGGCGCCGATCACCTCGATCGGCAGCCCGGTCTCGCGCCGGATCATGCGCAGGAAATCGCGGCTGTTGCGCGCGCGGCGGCAGGCCTCGGTCGCGACGAGGCGCATATTGGTCACGCGATGCTGTTCCAGCTTGCGCCGGCAGACCTGCAGGGCATGGACGGTGCGCGACATCGAGGCACGCGACAACCGGCCTGAGGCTTCCAGCCCCTGCCCCAACTGGACAGGCTTGGAAAAGCTGTCCACGACCTGGAACTGACCCCCCGTCGGGCGGGCAATCAGCATCCGGCAACTGTTTGTTCCCAGATCCAGTGCCGCATAGAGCGGCCCCGAATCGGGCTGGCGGGTGCCTGACGGCTCAACCTTTTGTGCCGGGAACGCGTCCGCACCCGCGGGACGCCTGGGCGCCATGTTCACGCCCTCCGATATCAAGTTGACCTCAAGCTAACTGCGCGTGGCCGCCGGTTCAAGG encodes:
- a CDS encoding RlmE family RNA methyltransferase: MTKKPGGGAQGPRERKSSGRGQRDLRVRVKSAKGRRLSSTLWLERQLNDPYVARARRDGYRGRAAYKILELDDKYKFLVPGARVVDLGCAPGGWCQVAVPRINSLGERADRKQGRIIGIDLQEVDPIAGAEIHQLDFLEEGADEQVKAWLGGEADVVMSDMAASSSGHKGTDHIRIVALVEAAAQLAFDVLAPGGTFVAKVLAGGAEQGLQAMLKQNFTKVANVKPPASRSDSSEKFVVATGFRGRQDDAPDAD
- a CDS encoding Ppx/GppA phosphatase family protein; this encodes MAPRRPAGADAFPAQKVEPSGTRQPDSGPLYAALDLGTNSCRMLIARPTGGQFQVVDSFSKPVQLGQGLEASGRLSRASMSRTVHALQVCRRKLEQHRVTNMRLVATEACRRARNSRDFLRMIRRETGLPIEVIGAEEEARLAVISCAPLVNQKTEQLLVVDIGGGSTELVWIELSDVDPHERSRAIMRLGADFGAVRTGGARVVDWISVPLGVATLRDQFADVTDDPGCFALMSWYFEELLADFAPYAKGAPDHGFQIIGTSGTVTTVAASHLGLKRYDRTRVDGLTMTTAEIDAVIRDYLALGPEGRRNDPRIGRERHALIMSGAAILQTLMRIWPTRRLSVADRGLREGLLYSQMVRDGAITDDALNGVTG